One genomic window of Salvelinus namaycush isolate Seneca chromosome 22, SaNama_1.0, whole genome shotgun sequence includes the following:
- the LOC120017804 gene encoding cytochrome P450 26A1-like, producing MKLWEMYVISGSDPTCQSPLPPGTMGLPFIGETLQMVLQRRTFLKMKRQKYGYIYKTHLFGSPTVRIMGSEHVKQILMSEHKLVAAQWPASVRLILGSHALSNAHGALHKSKKKAIIKAFSREAMEQYIPVIREEVRCAVDNWLQSDSCVLMYPEMKRLMFRIAMRILLGFEPEQTKTDELELVEVFEEMIKNLFSLPIDVPFSGLYRGLRARNIIHSKIEQNIKKKLSNIDNNNNYKDALQLLIEYGERKEERVSMEEIKESATELLFGGHETTASTATSLVMFLGLHANVVRKMRHELQEKVAQSEDNPLSTELLEQLKYIGCVIKETLRINPPVPGGFRVVLKTFELNGYQIPKGWKVIYSICDTHDVLDTLINKEEFQPERFMDKSPDDSSRFGYIPFGGGARTCVGKELAKVLLKVFLVEVVTRCDWTLLNGPPTMKTGPTVYPVDNLPTKFTKCIQTY from the exons ATGAAACTGTGGGAAATGTACGTCATTAGTGGAAGTGATCCAACCTGTCAGAGTCCTCTTCCTCCGGGTACCATGGGACTGCCCTTCATTGGAGAGACGCTTCAGATGGTCTTACAG agaagaacatttctaaaaatgaaACGTCAGAAATATGGATATATTTATAAGACGCATCTCTTTGGGAGTCCAACCGTGAGGATAATGGGTTCAGAACATGTGAAACAGATTCTGATGTCAGAACACAAATTGGTCGCGGCTCAGTGGCCAGCATCAGTGCGACTCATCCTCGGGTCGCACGCCCTCTCCAATGCGCACGGCGCGCTCCACAAGAGCAAGAAAAAG GCGATCATAAAAGCATTTTCCCGGGAAGCCATGGAACAGTATATTCCTGTGATCCGGGAGGAGGTGAGATGCGCCGTGGATAACTGGCTGCAGAGCGACTCTTGCGTGCTAATGTACCCAGAGATGAAGCGCCTCATGTTCCGCATCGCAATGAGGATCCTGCTTGGCTTCGAGCCCGAGCAAACAAAGACCGACGAGCTGGAATTAGTGGAAGTGTTCGAAGAAATGATAAAGAACCTTTTCTCCCTACCAATCGATGTTCCTTTCAGCGGCTTGTACCGG GGTCTGAGAGCGCGCAACATCATCCACTCAAAAATAGAGCAAAACATCAAAAAGAAGCTGTCCAATATTGATAACAACAACAATTATAAGGATGCGCTGCAATTATTGATTGAGTACGGTGAGAGGAAGGAGGAGCGAGTAAGCATGGAG GAGATAAAAGAATCTGCCACAGAATTACTATTCGGTGGCCACGAGACGACAGCGAGCACTGCGACCTCTCTGGTGATGTTTCTCGGGCTGCATGCGAATGTCGTGCGTAAAATGCGCCATGAGCTTCAGGAGAAGGTTG CCCAATCAGAGGACAACCCGCTGAGTACTGAGTTGTTGGAGCAGTTGAAGTACATCGGCTGTGTCATTAAGGAAACGCTCCGGATCAACCCTCCTGTCCCTGGTGGCTTCCGTGTAGTACTGAAGACTTTTGAGCTTAAT GGCTACCAGATTCCCAAGGGATGGAAAGTCATCTACAGCATCTGCGACACTCACGATGTGCTGGACACACTTATTAATAAGGAGGAGTTTCAGCCAGAGAGGTTTATGGACAAGTCACCAGATGACTCCTCCCGGTTCGGTTACATTCCCTTTGGGGGTGGTGCGAGGACATGTGTGGGTAAAGAGTTGGCTAAAGTTTTACTTAAGGTGTTCCTGGTAGAGGTGGTCACCAGATGCGACTGGACTTTGTTGAATGGACCACCGACAATGAAAACAGGCCCAACCGTTTATCCAGTGGACAATCTGCCCACAAAATTCACCAAATGTATCCAGACCTACTGA